The following coding sequences are from one Triticum aestivum cultivar Chinese Spring chromosome 5A, IWGSC CS RefSeq v2.1, whole genome shotgun sequence window:
- the LOC123106132 gene encoding uncharacterized protein, with product MTRCLRSVAGKASRGFRKRVVVNDPVAAVAQPPHPSLSGGLSNPGYMTSEVISLVDEKENIVKLLIVKVVVSTTCLLSFNIG from the exons ATGACCCGCTGCCTCCGAAGTGTCGCCGGCAAAGCTTCCCGCGGCTTCCGGAAGAGGGTCGTCGTCAACGACCCCGTGGCCGCCGTCGCTCAACCACCGCATCCTTCCCTGAGCGGCGGCCTTTCCAATCCAG GTTACATGACTTCTGAAGTTATTTCACTTGTTGACGAGAAAGAAAACATAGTTAAACTGCTGATTGTCAAGGTAGTGGTCAGTACTACATGCTTGTTGTCGTTTAATATTGGTTGA